A region of Faecalibacterium taiwanense DNA encodes the following proteins:
- the tsaE gene encoding tRNA (adenosine(37)-N6)-threonylcarbamoyltransferase complex ATPase subunit type 1 TsaE, giving the protein MSEYITHSRAETVALGARMAAVLTPGSLVAFTGGLGAGKTAFTEGLAEGLGCTDPVSSPTFAIVNYYRGPKPLAHFDLYRISTENDLCAAGFYDYLDQGAIVAAEWSENFADLLALENPIRVDIQRVDENTRRITIEGVTL; this is encoded by the coding sequence GGCGCTGGGTGCCCGTATGGCCGCAGTGCTGACACCGGGTTCGCTGGTTGCGTTCACCGGCGGGCTGGGCGCGGGCAAGACCGCTTTTACTGAGGGCCTTGCCGAGGGCCTTGGCTGCACCGACCCGGTGTCCAGCCCAACCTTTGCCATTGTGAACTACTACCGCGGCCCAAAGCCGCTGGCGCACTTTGACCTGTACCGTATTTCCACTGAGAACGACCTGTGTGCTGCAGGCTTTTACGATTATTTGGATCAGGGGGCCATTGTGGCAGCAGAGTGGAGCGAGAACTTTGCAGACCTGCTGGCACTGGAAAACCCCATCCGGGTGGACATCCAGCGCGTGGACGAGAACACCCGCAGAATCACCATTGAGGGGGTAACGCTATGA
- the tsaB gene encoding tRNA (adenosine(37)-N6)-threonylcarbamoyltransferase complex dimerization subunit type 1 TsaB, with amino-acid sequence MNILAVDTAGKTAGVALSQGDRLLYEVYLDAGMTHSETLMPMIDTCLKMCGMTCADIDLYGVNAGPGSFTGLRIGLAAVKGLAFPRETLCAPVSTLEALAAAHTGEGTVLCALDARRAQVYSAAFDLATHSRLLEDDARAVADLADFVENCKKPLFFVGDGTSLCYNEYGSVPGVLQAPAALRGGRAAAVALVAKQMAEAGKAVLPEALLPDYHRLSQAERERAERLAAEAAANAAQNKEQA; translated from the coding sequence ATGAACATCTTAGCTGTGGATACAGCGGGCAAAACGGCTGGTGTGGCTCTTTCGCAGGGTGACCGCCTGCTGTACGAGGTGTATCTGGACGCAGGCATGACCCACAGCGAAACGCTGATGCCCATGATCGACACCTGCCTGAAGATGTGCGGCATGACCTGTGCAGATATTGACTTGTACGGTGTCAACGCAGGCCCCGGCAGTTTTACCGGGCTGCGCATCGGTCTGGCGGCGGTCAAGGGTCTGGCCTTCCCGCGGGAAACGCTGTGCGCACCGGTCTCCACGCTGGAAGCACTGGCCGCAGCCCACACGGGCGAGGGCACCGTGCTGTGCGCACTGGATGCCCGCCGTGCGCAGGTATACAGTGCCGCGTTCGACCTTGCCACCCACAGCCGCCTGCTGGAAGACGATGCCCGGGCGGTGGCAGATCTGGCCGATTTTGTAGAAAATTGCAAAAAGCCCCTGTTTTTTGTTGGTGATGGCACATCTCTGTGCTATAATGAATACGGCAGTGTGCCGGGCGTGCTGCAGGCACCTGCGGCCCTGCGCGGCGGGCGTGCTGCTGCAGTGGCCCTTGTGGCAAAGCAGATGGCCGAAGCCGGAAAGGCTGTGCTGCCGGAGGCTCTGCTGCCGGACTACCACCGCCTGAGTCAGGCCGAGCGGGAGCGCGCAGAGCGCCTTGCAGCAGAAGCTGCAGCCAATGCCGCCCAAAACAAGGAGCAGGCATAA
- the rpiB gene encoding ribose 5-phosphate isomerase B — translation MAKPIALAADHGGFELKEAVKAHLKELGLEYIDFGTHSTDSVDYPDMAVPACDAVVSGECSKALLFCGTGVGISMAANKIKGIRACCCSDSFSCEYTRRHNDANALCMGGRVVGPGLACQLVDLFLNTEFEGGRHQRRIDKLTALENR, via the coding sequence ATGGCAAAACCCATTGCACTGGCCGCTGACCACGGCGGATTTGAATTGAAAGAAGCTGTCAAGGCGCATCTGAAGGAGCTGGGGCTGGAATACATCGATTTTGGCACCCATAGCACCGACAGCGTGGATTACCCTGATATGGCCGTGCCCGCCTGCGATGCAGTTGTGAGCGGCGAGTGCAGCAAGGCACTGCTGTTCTGTGGCACCGGCGTGGGCATCAGCATGGCAGCAAACAAGATCAAGGGCATTCGTGCCTGCTGCTGCTCTGACAGCTTCAGCTGCGAGTATACCCGCCGCCACAACGATGCCAATGCTCTGTGCATGGGCGGCCGCGTGGTCGGCCCCGGCCTTGCCTGCCAGCTGGTGGATCTCTTCCTGAATACGGAGTTTGAGGGCGGCCGCCATCAGCGCCGCATCGACAAGCTGACCGCACTGGAGAACCGCTGA
- the upp gene encoding uracil phosphoribosyltransferase: protein MTPMIVEHPLLQHKLSILRNKQTGTKEFRDLVGEIATLLCYEATRDLPLEEVEIETPITMAKTKVLAGRKLALVPILRAGMGMLDGMLTLLPAAKVGFIGLYRDEETLQPVEYFCKLPQDIAERDVLVLDPMLATGGSAIDAITQIKKHGAKRIKFIGLIAAPEGIKALHEAHPDVDIYLGAEDDHLNENGYIVPGLGDAGDRIYGTK, encoded by the coding sequence ATGACCCCGATGATCGTTGAGCATCCGCTGCTGCAGCACAAGCTGAGCATTCTGCGCAACAAGCAGACCGGCACCAAGGAGTTCCGTGACCTCGTTGGCGAGATCGCGACCCTGCTGTGCTACGAAGCTACCCGTGACCTGCCTCTGGAAGAGGTGGAGATCGAGACGCCCATCACCATGGCAAAGACCAAGGTGCTGGCTGGCCGCAAGCTGGCTCTGGTGCCCATCCTGCGCGCAGGCATGGGTATGCTGGACGGTATGCTGACCCTGTTGCCCGCTGCAAAGGTGGGCTTCATCGGCCTGTACCGCGACGAGGAGACCCTGCAGCCCGTGGAGTACTTCTGCAAGCTGCCGCAGGATATTGCAGAGCGTGACGTTCTGGTTCTGGACCCGATGCTGGCTACCGGCGGCAGCGCCATCGATGCCATCACCCAGATCAAGAAGCATGGCGCAAAGCGCATCAAGTTCATCGGCCTGATCGCCGCTCCGGAAGGCATCAAGGCCCTGCACGAGGCACACCCTGATGTGGACATCTACCTCGGCGCAGAGGATGACCACCTGAACGAGAACGGCTATATCGTTCCCGGTCTGGGCGACGCAGGCGACCGCATCTACGGCACCAAGTAA
- the leuB gene encoding 3-isopropylmalate dehydrogenase — protein sequence MEKNIAVIWGDCSSPEIVKQTIRVLDKVAEKYGHTFHYTDAAMGGEAIDKYGDPLPQHELDKCLAADSVLLGAVGGPKWEGLPGEQRPEKGLLRLRAGMGLYSNNRPAKIWPQLAPASPLKPEIVAQGIDFIIVRELIGGVYFGNHETHTLENGEKQAIDSMPYAEHEIERIGRIGFETARKRRKKLCCVDKANVLDTSRLWRSVMHRLQAEYPDVEYSEMFVDNCAMQIVKNPAQFDVIVTENMFGDILSDEASMITGSIGMIPSSSLGDGTRGLYEPIHGSAPDIAGKDIVNPTACILSAAMMLRYSFGMAEEADAIETAVNKVLDKGLRTADNMSEGCTCLGCTAMGDAILAEI from the coding sequence ATGGAAAAAAACATTGCTGTCATCTGGGGCGACTGCTCCAGCCCGGAGATCGTCAAGCAGACCATCCGCGTGCTTGACAAGGTGGCCGAAAAGTACGGCCACACCTTCCACTACACCGACGCTGCCATGGGCGGCGAAGCCATTGACAAGTACGGCGACCCGCTGCCCCAGCACGAACTGGACAAGTGCCTTGCCGCGGACAGCGTCCTGCTGGGTGCCGTGGGCGGTCCCAAGTGGGAGGGCCTGCCCGGTGAGCAGCGCCCGGAGAAGGGTCTGCTGCGCCTGCGTGCAGGCATGGGCCTGTACTCCAACAACCGCCCGGCCAAGATCTGGCCCCAGCTGGCTCCTGCCAGTCCCCTGAAGCCCGAGATCGTGGCACAGGGCATCGATTTCATCATCGTGCGTGAGCTGATCGGCGGCGTATACTTTGGCAATCACGAGACCCACACCCTCGAGAATGGTGAGAAGCAGGCCATCGACTCCATGCCCTACGCGGAGCACGAGATCGAGCGCATCGGCCGCATCGGCTTTGAGACCGCACGCAAGCGCCGCAAGAAACTGTGCTGCGTGGACAAGGCAAACGTTTTGGACACCAGCCGCCTGTGGCGCAGTGTGATGCACCGCCTGCAGGCCGAATACCCGGATGTGGAATACAGCGAGATGTTCGTGGACAACTGCGCCATGCAGATCGTCAAGAACCCCGCCCAGTTCGACGTGATCGTTACCGAGAACATGTTCGGCGACATCCTGTCGGACGAGGCTTCCATGATCACCGGCTCCATCGGCATGATCCCGTCCTCCTCTCTGGGCGACGGCACCCGCGGCCTGTACGAGCCCATCCACGGCTCGGCCCCAGATATTGCGGGCAAAGACATCGTGAACCCCACCGCCTGCATTCTGTCTGCCGCCATGATGCTGCGCTACTCCTTCGGCATGGCCGAGGAGGCCGATGCCATTGAGACCGCCGTGAACAAGGTGCTGGACAAGGGCCTGCGCACCGCCGACAACATGAGCGAGGGCTGCACCTGCCTTGGCTGCACCGCCATGGGCGATGCCATTCTGGCCGAGATCTGA
- the leuD gene encoding 3-isopropylmalate dehydratase small subunit has translation MNAKGSVFKYPDNVDTDVIIPARHLNTQDAKELASHCMEDIDKDFVKKVKDGDIMVGGWNFGCGSSREHAPLCIKTAGISVVIAKSFARIFYRNSINIGLPIMECPEAVDAINAGDTVSVDFDTGVITDETNGKVFHAEPFPPFIQEIISAGGLMKSIKAKQQ, from the coding sequence ATGAACGCAAAAGGTTCTGTTTTCAAATACCCGGACAACGTGGATACCGATGTCATCATCCCGGCCCGCCACCTGAACACGCAGGATGCCAAAGAGCTGGCCAGCCACTGCATGGAGGACATCGACAAGGACTTCGTCAAGAAGGTGAAGGACGGCGACATCATGGTGGGCGGCTGGAACTTCGGCTGCGGCTCCTCCCGTGAGCACGCACCGCTGTGCATCAAGACCGCCGGCATCTCGGTCGTGATCGCCAAGAGCTTTGCCCGCATCTTCTACCGCAACAGCATCAACATCGGTCTGCCCATCATGGAGTGCCCGGAGGCTGTGGATGCCATCAACGCAGGCGATACCGTGAGCGTGGACTTTGACACCGGCGTCATTACCGACGAGACCAACGGCAAGGTGTTCCATGCCGAGCCCTTCCCGCCGTTCATTCAGGAGATCATCTCCGCCGGTGGACTGATGAAGTCCATCAAGGCGAAGCAGCAGTAA
- the leuC gene encoding 3-isopropylmalate dehydratase large subunit, producing MGMTLTQKILAAHAGLAEVKAGQLINAKLDIVLGNDITTPVAINEFEKAGFDGVFDKEHIAIVLDHFVPNKDIKSATQSKQCREFANKYDILNFYDVGQMGIEHALLPEKGIVTAGDCVIGADSHTCTYGALGAFSTGVGSTDMAAGMATGMAWFKVPSAIKFVLKGKFGPRVSGKDLILHIIGMIGVDGALYKSMEFTGPGVASLTMDDRLCICNMAIEAGAKNGIFPVDNVTRSYLKGRSQREPVFFEADPDAEYEKTIEIDLDKLEPTVSYPHLPENTHLASEGKDIKIDQVVIGSCTNGRLEDMEAAYNVLKGKHIAKGVRGIIIPATMAVYKECILRGWTTAFIDAGCIVSTPTCGPCLGGYMGILAEGERCVSTTNRNFVGRMGHVKSEVYLASPATAAASALTGCITDPRTV from the coding sequence ATGGGAATGACCCTGACGCAGAAAATTCTTGCCGCACATGCCGGTCTTGCCGAGGTCAAGGCAGGCCAGCTCATCAATGCAAAGCTGGACATCGTGCTGGGCAACGACATCACCACCCCGGTTGCCATCAACGAGTTTGAAAAGGCCGGTTTTGACGGTGTGTTCGACAAAGAGCACATTGCCATTGTGCTGGACCACTTTGTGCCCAACAAGGACATCAAGAGCGCCACCCAGTCCAAGCAGTGCCGCGAGTTCGCCAACAAATACGATATCCTCAACTTCTACGATGTGGGCCAGATGGGCATTGAGCACGCTCTGCTGCCGGAAAAAGGCATCGTGACCGCAGGCGACTGCGTGATCGGTGCGGACAGCCACACCTGCACCTATGGTGCACTGGGTGCCTTCTCCACCGGTGTCGGCTCCACCGATATGGCTGCCGGCATGGCCACCGGCATGGCATGGTTCAAGGTGCCCTCTGCCATCAAGTTCGTGCTCAAGGGCAAGTTCGGCCCCCGCGTCTCCGGCAAGGACCTGATCCTGCACATCATCGGCATGATCGGTGTGGACGGTGCGCTGTACAAATCCATGGAGTTCACCGGCCCGGGCGTTGCCAGCTTGACGATGGACGACCGCCTGTGCATCTGCAACATGGCCATCGAAGCCGGTGCCAAGAACGGCATCTTCCCTGTGGACAATGTGACCCGCAGCTACCTCAAGGGCCGCAGCCAGCGTGAGCCGGTGTTCTTTGAGGCCGACCCGGATGCCGAGTACGAAAAGACCATTGAGATCGATCTGGACAAGCTGGAACCCACCGTCAGCTACCCCCACCTGCCCGAGAACACCCACCTTGCCAGCGAGGGCAAGGACATCAAGATCGATCAGGTAGTGATCGGCAGCTGCACCAACGGCCGTCTGGAGGACATGGAAGCCGCCTACAACGTGCTCAAGGGCAAGCACATTGCCAAGGGCGTGCGCGGCATCATCATCCCCGCCACCATGGCCGTTTACAAGGAATGCATCCTGCGCGGCTGGACCACCGCCTTTATTGATGCAGGCTGCATCGTGTCCACCCCCACCTGCGGCCCCTGTCTGGGCGGCTACATGGGCATTCTGGCCGAGGGCGAGCGCTGCGTTTCCACCACAAACCGCAACTTTGTGGGCCGCATGGGCCATGTGAAGAGCGAGGTCTACCTTGCTTCTCCCGCCACCGCCGCCGCCAGCGCACTGACCGGCTGCATCACCGACCCCCGCACGGTCTGA
- a CDS encoding 2-isopropylmalate synthase has product MMDATKYAPGYYPVPAGYDSWVKKDHIEKAPAWCSVDLRDGNQALIVPMSLEEKLEFFQMLVKIGFKEIEVGFPAASDTEYEFLRTLIEKNMIPEDVTVQVLTQCRDHIIRKTFEAVKGAPRAVIHFYNSTSVAQREQVFHKSKEEIKQIATDGAKLVKQLSEEYDGNFLFEYSPESFTGTEVDYAVDVCNAVLDIMQPTPDRPMIINLPVTVEMSMPHVYANQIEYCDKHLKYRDSVIISTHPHNDRGTGVACAELAVLAGAQRVECCLFGNGERTGNVDAVTLAMNMYSHGVDPKLDFSDMPDICATYERVTRMHIYERTPYAGQLVFAAFSGSHQDAIAKGMAYRKEHGEHRWTCPYIPVDPHDIGRTYDADVIRINSQSGKGGIGFVLEQNFGYNLPPKMREALGYKVKSVSDHSHKELSANEVLHIFEDAFLNRCKPLNVLEAHFAQVGGITATVTLELNGQRKVVTSVGNGRLDAVANAIQSATGMEFHLETYSEHSLDEGSTSRAASYVGLVWGDNTVTWGAGTDTDIIVAGIKALVSAINNK; this is encoded by the coding sequence ATGATGGACGCAACCAAGTACGCTCCGGGTTACTACCCGGTACCCGCAGGCTATGACAGCTGGGTAAAGAAGGATCACATTGAAAAGGCCCCCGCATGGTGCAGTGTGGACCTGCGCGACGGCAATCAGGCCCTGATCGTGCCCATGAGCCTTGAGGAAAAGCTGGAGTTCTTCCAGATGCTGGTAAAGATCGGCTTCAAGGAGATCGAGGTGGGCTTCCCTGCCGCCAGCGACACCGAGTATGAGTTCCTGCGCACCCTGATCGAGAAGAACATGATCCCCGAGGATGTCACCGTGCAGGTGCTGACCCAGTGCCGCGACCACATCATCCGCAAGACCTTCGAGGCCGTCAAGGGCGCACCCCGCGCGGTGATCCACTTCTACAATTCCACCTCTGTGGCCCAGCGCGAGCAGGTGTTCCACAAGAGCAAGGAGGAGATCAAGCAGATTGCCACCGACGGCGCAAAGCTGGTCAAGCAGCTGAGCGAGGAGTATGATGGCAACTTCCTGTTCGAGTACAGCCCTGAGAGCTTTACCGGCACCGAGGTGGACTATGCCGTGGATGTGTGCAACGCCGTGCTGGACATCATGCAGCCCACCCCGGACCGTCCCATGATCATCAACCTGCCCGTTACCGTGGAAATGAGCATGCCGCACGTCTACGCAAACCAGATCGAGTACTGCGACAAGCACCTGAAATACCGCGACAGCGTGATCATCTCCACCCATCCCCACAACGACCGCGGCACCGGCGTGGCCTGCGCAGAGCTGGCCGTGCTGGCGGGTGCACAGCGGGTGGAGTGCTGCCTGTTCGGCAACGGCGAGCGCACCGGCAACGTGGATGCCGTGACACTGGCCATGAACATGTACAGCCACGGCGTGGACCCCAAGCTGGACTTCTCCGATATGCCGGACATCTGCGCCACCTACGAGCGTGTGACCCGGATGCACATTTACGAGCGCACCCCCTACGCCGGTCAGCTGGTGTTTGCCGCCTTCTCCGGCAGCCATCAGGATGCCATTGCAAAGGGCATGGCCTACCGCAAGGAGCATGGCGAACACCGCTGGACCTGCCCCTACATCCCCGTTGACCCCCACGACATCGGCCGCACCTACGATGCCGATGTGATCCGCATCAACAGCCAGAGCGGCAAGGGCGGCATCGGCTTTGTGCTGGAACAGAACTTCGGCTACAACCTGCCGCCCAAAATGCGCGAGGCGCTGGGCTACAAGGTCAAGAGCGTTTCCGACCACAGCCACAAGGAGCTGAGCGCAAACGAGGTGCTGCACATCTTCGAGGATGCCTTCCTCAACCGCTGCAAGCCGCTCAACGTTCTGGAAGCCCACTTTGCACAGGTGGGTGGCATCACCGCCACCGTCACGCTGGAACTGAACGGTCAGCGCAAGGTGGTCACCTCGGTGGGCAATGGCCGTCTGGACGCTGTGGCAAACGCCATCCAGAGCGCCACCGGCATGGAGTTCCACCTCGAGACCTACTCCGAGCACAGTCTGGACGAAGGCTCCACCTCCCGCGCTGCCTCCTACGTCGGCCTTGTCTGGGGCGATAACACCGTCACATGGGGTGCTGGTACGGATACCGATATCATCGTGGCCGGCATCAAGGCACTGGTGAGCGCCATCAATAATAAATAA
- a CDS encoding S-layer homology domain-containing protein, producing the protein MILHNILPEGAEIPANRGQLALLVWNTAGRPEPVNTPAFADVADADTAKAAQWCVEQGIMEAKTAETFKPEGWTPKLKVIEVWNKAFPKQ; encoded by the coding sequence GTGATCCTGCACAACATCCTGCCCGAGGGCGCAGAGATCCCCGCAAACCGCGGCCAGCTGGCACTGCTGGTGTGGAACACCGCAGGCAGACCTGAACCTGTGAACACCCCGGCTTTTGCGGATGTGGCAGATGCCGACACCGCCAAGGCAGCCCAGTGGTGCGTGGAACAGGGCATCATGGAAGCCAAGACCGCAGAAACCTTCAAGCCGGAAGGCTGGACCCCCAAGCTCAAGGTCATTGAGGTCTGGAACAAGGCGTTCCCCAAACAGTAA
- the ftsH gene encoding ATP-dependent zinc metalloprotease FtsH — protein sequence MKEVKPSKKPLAIYYAIVLAVLLLLNLVLLPWMSERQVEEVDYGTFMTMTEEKNIGRVDIESNQIIFTDKEEKQVYKTGLMNDPELTQRLYDAGAQFSSEIVEQGSPMLNFLIWFLLPILLFSFIGNQMNKKLMEKAGGGPGSMMFGGVGKSNAKVYVQSTHGIRFADVAGEDEAKENLQEIVDYLHDPGKYESIGASMPKGILLVGPPGTGKTMLAKAVAGESNVPFFSISGSEFVEMFVGMGASKVRDLFRQAKEKAPCIVFIDEIDAIGQKRNSGNLGGNDEREQTLNQLLTEMDGFESNTGVIILAATNRPDSLDPALTRPGRFDRRVPVELPDLKGREEILKVHAKKVALAPGIDFNTVARMASGASGAELANIVNEAALRAVRAGRKSVTQADLEESIEVVIAGYQKKNSILTDKEKCIVAYHEIGHALVAAKQSNSAPVQKITIIPRTSGALGYTMQVDEGNHYLMSKEELENKIATLTGGRAAEEVVFRSITTGASNDIEQATKLARAMLTRYGMSKDFDMVALETVNNQYLGGDTSLACSAQTQREIDQKVVELVKAQHEKAIRILTDNRAKLDELAQYLYQKETITGEEFMEILNREPAQAQ from the coding sequence ATGAAAGAAGTCAAACCTTCCAAAAAGCCGCTGGCGATTTACTACGCCATCGTGCTGGCGGTCCTGCTGCTGCTCAACCTTGTGCTGCTGCCGTGGATGAGCGAGCGTCAGGTGGAGGAAGTGGACTACGGTACCTTTATGACCATGACCGAGGAAAAGAACATCGGCCGTGTGGATATCGAATCCAATCAGATCATTTTTACCGATAAAGAGGAAAAGCAGGTCTACAAGACCGGCCTGATGAACGACCCGGAGCTTACCCAGCGCCTGTATGATGCCGGAGCACAGTTTTCCAGCGAGATCGTGGAGCAGGGGTCGCCGATGCTCAATTTCCTGATCTGGTTCCTGCTGCCCATCCTGTTGTTCAGCTTCATCGGCAATCAGATGAACAAAAAGCTGATGGAAAAGGCCGGCGGCGGCCCGGGGTCCATGATGTTCGGCGGCGTGGGCAAGTCCAACGCCAAGGTCTATGTGCAGTCCACCCACGGCATCCGCTTTGCGGATGTTGCCGGTGAGGATGAAGCTAAGGAAAACCTGCAGGAGATCGTGGATTACCTGCACGACCCCGGCAAGTACGAGAGCATTGGCGCATCCATGCCCAAGGGCATCCTGCTGGTGGGCCCTCCGGGCACCGGCAAGACCATGCTGGCTAAGGCCGTGGCAGGCGAATCCAACGTGCCGTTCTTCTCCATTTCCGGTTCTGAATTCGTGGAGATGTTCGTGGGCATGGGCGCATCCAAGGTGCGCGACCTGTTCCGACAGGCCAAGGAAAAGGCCCCCTGCATCGTGTTCATCGATGAGATCGATGCCATCGGTCAGAAGCGCAACAGCGGCAATCTCGGTGGCAACGACGAGCGTGAGCAGACTTTGAACCAGCTGCTCACCGAGATGGACGGCTTTGAGAGCAACACCGGCGTCATCATTCTGGCGGCTACCAACCGCCCGGATTCGCTGGACCCGGCGCTGACCCGTCCCGGACGTTTTGACCGCCGTGTGCCGGTGGAGCTGCCCGACCTTAAGGGCCGCGAAGAGATTTTGAAAGTGCACGCCAAAAAGGTGGCGCTGGCCCCGGGCATCGACTTCAACACTGTGGCCCGCATGGCTTCCGGTGCATCCGGTGCGGAACTTGCCAACATCGTCAACGAAGCAGCTCTGCGCGCTGTGCGTGCAGGCCGCAAGAGCGTGACGCAGGCCGATCTGGAGGAGAGCATCGAGGTGGTCATTGCAGGCTACCAGAAGAAGAACTCCATCCTCACCGACAAGGAAAAGTGCATCGTGGCCTACCACGAGATCGGCCATGCACTGGTGGCGGCCAAGCAATCCAACTCTGCCCCTGTGCAGAAGATCACCATTATCCCCCGCACCTCCGGCGCACTGGGTTACACCATGCAGGTGGACGAGGGCAACCACTACCTGATGAGCAAGGAAGAGCTGGAAAACAAGATCGCCACCCTTACCGGCGGACGCGCCGCCGAGGAAGTGGTGTTCCGATCCATCACCACCGGTGCCTCCAACGATATCGAGCAGGCCACCAAGCTTGCCCGCGCCATGCTTACCCGCTACGGCATGAGCAAGGACTTTGACATGGTGGCGCTGGAGACCGTGAACAACCAGTATCTGGGCGGTGACACCTCGCTGGCCTGCTCGGCGCAGACCCAGCGCGAGATCGACCAGAAGGTGGTGGAGCTGGTCAAGGCCCAGCACGAAAAGGCCATCCGCATCCTGACCGACAACCGCGCCAAGCTGGACGAGCTGGCACAGTATCTGTACCAGAAGGAGACCATCACCGGCGAGGAGTTCATGGAGATCCTGAACCGGGAACCGGCACAGGCCCAGTGA